The following proteins are co-located in the Defluviitalea raffinosedens genome:
- a CDS encoding SHOCT domain-containing protein — MIEAANHLPYNPQETNYSKITQEEIQREVDYWRAYKILQKMLKAGLISEEEFNKIDKLNRKTFSPMYAQLMA; from the coding sequence ATGATAGAGGCGGCTAATCATTTACCATATAACCCGCAGGAAACGAACTATTCAAAGATAACACAGGAGGAAATTCAAAGAGAGGTTGATTACTGGCGGGCATATAAAATCCTGCAAAAGATGCTTAAGGCGGGACTGATTTCAGAAGAAGAATTCAACAAAATCGACAAGTTGAACCGCAAAACTTTCTCGCCGATGTATGCACAGCTTATGGCCTAA
- a CDS encoding recombinase family protein produces MSHIPFGYTIQNGRAVVNEEEAVKIEKLFEAYLSGLSLTEAAQKAGIKRYHTSIARMLSDKRYVEDKFYPPIISKDTFEKAQLERRRRAEALGRIYEHKGNEKKCLNFKFHASMPDKLYDDPFQQAEYAYSLIRSEVISDGNQECYGDSCP; encoded by the coding sequence ATGAGCCATATACCTTTTGGATATACCATTCAAAACGGCAGGGCTGTCGTTAATGAAGAGGAAGCAGTTAAGATTGAGAAACTATTTGAGGCTTACCTTTCCGGTCTTTCTTTAACTGAAGCAGCCCAAAAAGCGGGCATTAAACGCTACCATACATCTATTGCAAGAATGCTTTCGGATAAACGGTATGTTGAGGACAAATTTTATCCGCCAATTATCAGCAAGGACACATTCGAAAAAGCACAACTGGAAAGACGCAGGCGAGCTGAGGCGCTTGGCAGGATTTATGAACATAAAGGAAATGAAAAGAAATGCCTGAATTTTAAGTTTCATGCTTCAATGCCAGATAAACTATACGATGATCCATTTCAGCAGGCAGAGTATGCTTATAGTCTTATTAGGAGCGAGGTGATTTCAGATGGCAATCAGGAATGTTACGGTGATTCCTGCCCGTAA
- a CDS encoding recombinase family protein: MAIRNVTVIPARKRIGNSAKAEELPKLRVAAYCRVSTDSEEQATSYEAQIEHYTNYIKSNPEWELAGIFADEGITGTNTKKREEFNRMIEECMQGKIDMIITKSISRFARNTLDCLKYIRQLKEKNIPVYFEKENINTLDTKGEILLTIMASLAQQESQSLSQNVKLGIQYRYQQGKIHINHNRFLGYTKDKDGNLVIVPEEAEIVKRIYREYLEGSSMLQIARGLEADGILTGAGNPRWHTSTINKILRNEKYIGDALLQKTYTVDFLSKKRVPNNGIVPQYYVENSHEPIIPREIFMQVQEQLVKRRCVYISKNGKKRNYSNNHPLSQMVFCGNCHEIFRRVHWNNRGKKSIVWRCVSRLENTGLFCTASTILEDTLKEKIVEAINIAVSGKNSFLAILKENIETVLSEDLDESTADIDKRLEELQTELIQKANSKEDYDNIVNEIYRLRDLRQETLSRNALRQDKRDRIAEMTDFLNTQTGDITEFDDKLVRKLVEKAIVYDDRLVVEFKSGLEIEINL; the protein is encoded by the coding sequence ATGGCAATCAGGAATGTTACGGTGATTCCTGCCCGTAAGCGAATCGGGAATAGTGCAAAGGCCGAGGAATTGCCTAAGCTTCGGGTAGCAGCTTACTGTCGTGTTTCTACGGACAGCGAGGAGCAGGCAACCAGTTATGAAGCGCAAATCGAGCACTACACAAACTATATCAAAAGCAATCCCGAATGGGAGTTAGCAGGCATATTTGCAGATGAAGGTATTACCGGAACTAACACAAAAAAGCGTGAAGAATTTAACCGGATGATAGAAGAATGCATGCAGGGCAAAATCGATATGATAATTACGAAGTCTATCAGCCGGTTTGCAAGAAATACGCTGGACTGCCTAAAGTACATAAGGCAACTTAAAGAAAAAAATATTCCGGTTTACTTTGAAAAGGAAAATATAAACACATTGGATACCAAAGGGGAAATCCTGTTGACCATTATGGCGTCTTTGGCACAGCAAGAAAGCCAATCGTTAAGCCAGAATGTAAAACTGGGTATTCAGTACCGATATCAGCAAGGGAAAATTCATATCAATCACAACCGGTTTCTTGGCTATACAAAGGATAAGGATGGTAACTTAGTTATCGTACCTGAAGAAGCGGAGATCGTTAAACGCATTTACAGAGAATACCTCGAAGGTTCCAGTATGCTACAGATAGCAAGAGGTTTGGAAGCTGACGGAATATTGACAGGTGCAGGCAATCCCAGATGGCATACCAGTACCATCAATAAGATTTTGAGGAATGAAAAATATATCGGTGATGCGCTGCTGCAGAAAACCTATACGGTAGATTTTTTATCGAAGAAAAGGGTACCCAATAACGGTATAGTTCCACAATACTATGTAGAAAACAGCCATGAGCCTATAATCCCGCGTGAAATCTTTATGCAGGTGCAGGAACAGCTTGTCAAAAGAAGATGTGTGTATATAAGTAAGAATGGAAAGAAAAGAAACTATAGCAACAATCATCCTTTATCACAGATGGTTTTCTGCGGCAATTGCCATGAAATATTCCGCAGGGTTCATTGGAATAACCGAGGAAAGAAATCAATCGTATGGAGATGTGTTAGCCGATTAGAAAATACTGGTTTGTTTTGTACCGCCTCCACTATACTTGAAGATACGCTAAAAGAGAAAATTGTAGAAGCCATCAATATAGCAGTCAGCGGAAAAAACTCTTTTCTGGCTATACTGAAAGAGAATATTGAAACCGTATTAAGTGAGGATTTGGATGAGAGTACAGCAGATATTGATAAAAGGCTGGAAGAACTCCAAACCGAGTTGATCCAAAAGGCAAATTCAAAGGAGGACTACGATAATATTGTAAATGAAATTTATAGGTTACGGGACTTGAGGCAAGAAACACTTTCAAGAAACGCTCTCCGTCAAGATAAGCGGGATCGGATAGCTGAAATGACTGACTTTCTTAACACGCAAACCGGTGATATAACGGAGTTTGATGATAAACTGGTTAGAAAACTTGTTGAAAAAGCAATTGTATATGATGACAGGCTAGTGGTAGAGTTTAAGTCGGGGCTAGAAATAGAAATAAACTTATAG
- a CDS encoding recombinase family protein — protein MRKVTRIDGNNALQAFKPKVRVAAYCRVSTDSDEQMASLEAQKDHYESYIKANPDWEFAGIYYDEGISGTKKENRTGLLRLLADCENKKIDFIITKSVSRFARNTTDCIEMVRKLTDLGVFIYFEKENINTQRMEGELVLTILSSLAENESLSIAENSKWSIRRRFQNGTYKISYPPYGYDYVDGKLFINKEQAEIVKRIFSEALDGKGTQKIAGGLNSDKIPTKRGSHWTATTIRGILSNEKYTGDVLLQKTYTDENFKRHYNHGEKDQYMIKDHHEAIISHEEFEAAQEILKQRGKEKGVIKGSSKYQKRYPFSGKIKCAECGSSFKRRIHGSGDRKYIAWCCTKHIKDASSCSMKFVREDAIHQAFVVMINKLIFGHKFILRPLLQSLKKTNYSDNITKIQELETKIKENTERVQVIMGLMAKGYLEPALFNTQKNELLKEAALLKEQREALKRVIDGGMTILVEVEKLLKFATKAEKQIDAFDSRIFEDFTHEIIVFSQEEIDFKMKCGLNLRERLVK, from the coding sequence GTGAGAAAGGTAACAAGGATTGATGGAAACAATGCTCTCCAAGCTTTCAAGCCAAAGGTGAGGGTAGCGGCTTATTGCAGGGTTTCAACAGACAGTGATGAACAAATGGCAAGCCTGGAAGCACAAAAGGACCATTATGAATCCTATATAAAAGCAAATCCTGATTGGGAATTTGCAGGGATTTATTATGATGAAGGCATATCAGGCACAAAAAAGGAAAACCGAACTGGACTTTTGAGACTGCTTGCAGATTGCGAAAACAAAAAAATTGACTTTATTATAACCAAGTCAGTCAGCAGATTTGCCAGAAACACAACCGACTGCATTGAAATGGTGCGAAAACTTACCGATCTCGGTGTTTTCATCTATTTCGAGAAAGAGAATATAAACACACAGCGCATGGAAGGCGAATTGGTGCTGACAATTTTGAGCAGTCTTGCAGAAAACGAGTCATTATCCATTGCAGAAAATAGTAAGTGGTCTATCAGACGTAGGTTCCAAAACGGAACATACAAAATTTCGTATCCTCCCTATGGTTACGATTATGTGGATGGAAAGCTATTTATCAATAAAGAACAGGCTGAAATCGTAAAGCGGATTTTTTCCGAGGCTTTGGACGGTAAAGGCACACAGAAAATTGCAGGTGGGCTAAATTCCGATAAAATCCCAACAAAGAGAGGTTCACACTGGACAGCGACAACTATCCGCGGCATTTTAAGCAATGAAAAATATACTGGGGATGTTCTTCTGCAAAAAACCTATACAGATGAGAATTTTAAGCGGCATTATAATCATGGGGAAAAAGATCAATACATGATAAAAGATCATCATGAAGCCATTATATCCCATGAGGAATTTGAAGCCGCCCAAGAGATATTAAAGCAAAGAGGAAAAGAAAAAGGTGTAATTAAGGGAAGCAGTAAGTATCAAAAACGCTACCCTTTCTCGGGGAAAATCAAATGCGCAGAATGTGGCAGCAGTTTTAAGCGTCGAATTCATGGCAGCGGTGACCGTAAATATATTGCATGGTGCTGCACAAAGCACATAAAGGACGCATCAAGCTGTTCCATGAAGTTTGTCAGAGAGGATGCGATCCATCAGGCCTTCGTTGTTATGATTAATAAGCTTATTTTCGGTCATAAATTCATTCTAAGACCATTGCTACAAAGCTTAAAGAAGACAAATTACTCAGATAACATAACTAAGATTCAGGAACTGGAAACTAAAATCAAAGAAAATACAGAGCGGGTTCAGGTGATTATGGGACTTATGGCCAAAGGATACCTGGAACCCGCTCTTTTTAATACACAGAAAAATGAGCTGCTCAAAGAAGCGGCTTTATTAAAAGAACAAAGAGAAGCATTAAAACGCGTAATCGATGGAGGCATGACTATCCTTGTTGAGGTTGAGAAGCTTCTTAAATTTGCAACGAAGGCTGAAAAGCAGATTGATGCATTCGATAGCAGAATATTTGAGGATTTTACCCACGAAATCATTGTGTTTTCACAAGAAGAAATAGATTTCAAAATGAAATGCGGGTTGAACTTAAGGGAAAGGTTGGTGAAATGA
- a CDS encoding N-acetylmuramoyl-L-alanine amidase, with product MKLFTKYMTRNDCYTAGRKITPKGIMVHSTAVPGVMAAEWFSRWNKSYKAGEINRQVCVHAFVDEKEVWQYLPWDHRGWHAGGAANNTHIGFEICEPAGFSYKSGSVMVGYDAAKQKDYFRKAWQNAVELCVMLCKKYGLNENDIICHSEGYKLGIASNHADVMHWFPKHGENMDTFRKAVKKALENSTDINTDIGIGDMVEFKVSVKNYYPGSVEVPTWVKNDYYHRVTQTLYKGKPVIKGGKECVLLGKKVKKSGGQEIAGINTWVAKENLVIVNSIPDNKGNRTYTVQKGDTLWRIAEKELGRGTRYPEIKKLNGLTSDTIYPGQVLKLPE from the coding sequence ATGAAGCTTTTCACAAAATACATGACGCGAAACGATTGCTATACAGCAGGCCGCAAAATCACGCCTAAAGGAATCATGGTACATTCGACGGCTGTGCCGGGTGTAATGGCGGCTGAGTGGTTTTCCCGTTGGAACAAATCTTACAAAGCCGGTGAAATAAACAGGCAGGTATGTGTACATGCTTTTGTAGACGAAAAAGAGGTTTGGCAATACCTGCCTTGGGATCATCGCGGGTGGCATGCGGGAGGAGCAGCCAACAATACCCATATTGGCTTTGAAATCTGTGAGCCTGCTGGGTTTTCGTATAAATCCGGGTCGGTAATGGTGGGTTATGATGCAGCAAAGCAGAAAGATTATTTCCGTAAAGCGTGGCAGAATGCTGTTGAACTCTGCGTTATGCTCTGCAAGAAGTACGGTCTTAATGAGAATGACATCATCTGCCACTCCGAAGGATATAAGCTCGGTATTGCCAGCAACCATGCTGATGTGATGCACTGGTTTCCCAAGCATGGGGAGAATATGGACACTTTCCGTAAAGCAGTAAAAAAAGCGCTGGAGAACAGTACAGATATCAATACTGATATTGGAATTGGAGATATGGTGGAGTTTAAGGTCAGTGTAAAGAATTACTACCCCGGCAGTGTGGAAGTTCCAACGTGGGTCAAAAATGACTATTACCACAGGGTCACACAGACTTTATACAAAGGCAAGCCGGTCATAAAAGGCGGCAAAGAATGTGTATTGCTTGGCAAAAAGGTTAAGAAATCCGGCGGTCAAGAAATCGCAGGCATAAACACTTGGGTAGCAAAAGAAAACCTTGTAATTGTAAACAGCATTCCTGATAACAAGGGCAATAGAACCTATACAGTGCAAAAAGGCGATACCTTATGGAGAATAGCGGAAAAAGAACTCGGTAGAGGAACAAGATATCCGGAGATTAAGAAACTCAATGGTCTGACTTCAGATACTATTTACCCCGGACAAGTTCTGAAATTGCCGGAATAA
- a CDS encoding phage holin family protein yields MKLRNSFHPYAMITIVFWSLAYVLTRLALQYFSAFSLGFLRYFTASCTLAVVAVYTRMKLPHKADLPTFLAAGAAGFFFYLSNEGVSILENAAHIGLPIPEKLKNALEQLHDRSNEEDEKK; encoded by the coding sequence ATGAAATTAAGAAACAGCTTTCATCCCTATGCAATGATAACAATTGTCTTTTGGTCATTGGCCTATGTGCTGACCAGGCTGGCGTTGCAGTATTTTTCTGCATTCTCACTGGGCTTTCTAAGATATTTTACGGCGTCCTGCACCTTGGCGGTCGTTGCAGTTTACACGAGAATGAAACTGCCGCATAAAGCCGATCTTCCGACTTTTCTGGCTGCCGGAGCGGCGGGGTTCTTCTTTTACCTGAGTAACGAGGGAGTTTCAATTCTTGAGAATGCAGCACATATAGGACTGCCCATTCCTGAAAAGCTGAAAAACGCATTGGAACAACTGCATGATCGCTCAAATGAGGAGGATGAAAAGAAATGA